The following coding sequences lie in one Rhizobium sp. ZPR4 genomic window:
- a CDS encoding family 78 glycoside hydrolase catalytic domain produces MTIRSDHGAAVAKTRVDSAFQFAASMIAPACDAGQGTAGTFVSRQFTLEKLPTEATLRISALGLYRAFINGRRVGDDLLTPGWTCYDDRIAYQTYDITEHLRIGENRIEIWLGDGWYRSQLMWAPNPVFNCWGERVAAIAELNGDGRLLLKTDDSWKSGFTPVARNGIYYGEDYDARIAPHDSHGVELLAFDKGLLVPHETGAVKELPEHTPIDSWIEDGGSNVYDFGQNAGAYIRIRVKGEKGAKLCIEHSEVLGPGRFFDNRNYRSARAELIYTLAGEGEEVYAPLFTFMGFRYARVSITGQAELVSIAMVPISSVPVAAGGFNCGVEAVNRLVENTIWSQRSNFIEVPTDCPQRDERLGWTGDAQVFAGTACWLADSQSFLMKFLRDVMHDQRADGAVSHFSPDPTRLHPIDGRGDWAGSTGWGDAIVIIPWQLYLHYGDSAVLRECFPAMRRWLDYLWGISNGPIIRPPAVWGAHGFTFGDWLQPAGDNRKPRPTVADDCAATLYHFISTQLAAKIARILGEDQEAERLEIRREEIRNAFKTEFFTPSGRIAHNDQTSWALAFLYGLVPPEHEEAARAYFRRVSEETDGVIGTGFIGTPALLPALTRLGMHDLAEKMFLNRKVPGWLYQVDHGATSIWERWDALAEDGTIYDPDMNSYNHYAYGAVCQWLFEDVAGIKPLEDAPGFEEISFDPTILPALSPVSAWHDTRFGRIETGWTVKGETVTCRLLLPEGITARLEAGQNRRSLNVDGAGIEPGGELKLTKGEHTITFAI; encoded by the coding sequence ATGACAATTCGCTCAGACCACGGCGCCGCCGTGGCCAAGACCCGTGTCGATTCCGCATTCCAATTTGCTGCATCGATGATCGCGCCCGCCTGCGATGCCGGCCAGGGAACCGCAGGGACATTCGTCTCCCGGCAATTCACGCTGGAAAAACTGCCAACCGAAGCGACGCTGCGTATTTCTGCGCTGGGGCTCTATCGCGCCTTCATCAACGGCAGACGTGTGGGCGACGATCTGCTTACGCCGGGCTGGACCTGTTATGATGATCGGATCGCATACCAGACCTACGACATTACTGAACATCTGCGCATTGGCGAGAACCGCATCGAGATCTGGCTCGGGGACGGATGGTACCGCAGCCAGCTGATGTGGGCGCCTAACCCGGTCTTCAATTGCTGGGGCGAACGGGTGGCGGCGATTGCGGAGCTGAATGGCGACGGCCGGCTGCTCTTGAAGACCGACGACAGCTGGAAGAGCGGCTTCACGCCGGTCGCCCGCAACGGCATTTACTATGGAGAGGATTACGACGCTCGCATCGCGCCGCACGACAGCCATGGCGTCGAACTTTTGGCCTTCGACAAGGGATTGCTCGTTCCGCACGAGACGGGCGCCGTCAAGGAACTCCCCGAGCATACACCGATCGACAGCTGGATCGAGGACGGCGGCAGCAACGTCTATGATTTCGGCCAGAATGCCGGCGCCTATATCCGCATCCGTGTGAAAGGCGAGAAAGGTGCCAAGCTTTGCATCGAACATTCGGAAGTGCTCGGCCCTGGGCGATTTTTCGACAATCGCAACTATCGCAGCGCACGCGCCGAGTTGATCTATACGCTCGCCGGAGAAGGCGAAGAGGTCTACGCGCCGCTCTTCACCTTCATGGGCTTCCGCTATGCGCGCGTCAGCATCACCGGCCAGGCGGAACTGGTCAGCATTGCCATGGTCCCGATATCGTCCGTTCCCGTGGCCGCCGGCGGTTTCAACTGCGGCGTCGAGGCAGTCAATCGTCTGGTCGAAAACACCATCTGGTCGCAGCGCTCCAACTTCATCGAGGTGCCGACGGACTGCCCGCAGCGCGATGAACGATTGGGTTGGACCGGCGACGCCCAGGTTTTCGCAGGAACAGCCTGCTGGCTGGCGGACAGCCAATCCTTCCTTATGAAATTCCTCCGCGATGTCATGCATGACCAACGCGCCGATGGGGCGGTTTCGCATTTTTCGCCGGACCCGACACGGCTTCATCCGATCGACGGCCGTGGTGACTGGGCGGGCTCGACCGGCTGGGGGGACGCCATCGTCATCATCCCTTGGCAGCTCTACCTTCACTATGGCGATTCCGCCGTGCTCAGAGAATGCTTTCCGGCCATGCGGCGCTGGCTCGATTATTTGTGGGGCATTTCCAACGGACCGATTATCCGGCCGCCGGCCGTGTGGGGAGCGCACGGCTTTACTTTCGGCGACTGGCTGCAGCCCGCTGGCGACAATCGCAAGCCGCGCCCGACAGTGGCCGATGATTGCGCGGCGACCCTTTATCATTTCATTTCTACCCAGTTGGCAGCAAAGATCGCCCGCATTCTCGGCGAAGATCAGGAGGCTGAACGTCTGGAGATCCGGAGAGAGGAGATCCGGAATGCCTTCAAGACCGAGTTCTTTACGCCGTCCGGTCGTATCGCACACAATGATCAGACATCATGGGCGCTGGCCTTCCTATATGGCCTTGTTCCACCGGAGCATGAAGAGGCTGCCCGCGCCTATTTCCGGCGCGTCTCGGAAGAAACCGACGGCGTCATCGGCACGGGCTTCATAGGAACCCCCGCACTGCTTCCGGCTCTCACGCGGCTCGGCATGCATGATCTTGCCGAAAAGATGTTCCTCAATCGCAAGGTGCCAGGCTGGCTATACCAGGTGGACCACGGCGCGACATCGATATGGGAGCGATGGGACGCGCTTGCCGAGGACGGCACGATCTACGATCCTGACATGAACAGCTACAATCACTACGCCTATGGAGCCGTATGCCAATGGCTTTTTGAAGACGTCGCCGGGATCAAACCGTTGGAGGACGCGCCGGGCTTCGAAGAAATCTCATTCGACCCCACCATCCTGCCGGCACTATCGCCGGTCTCAGCCTGGCATGACACGCGGTTCGGACGCATCGAGACTGGATGGACGGTGAAGGGAGAAACCGTCACATGCCGTCTGTTGCTGCCGGAAGGCATAACGGCCCGCCTGGAAGCGGGACAGAATCGAAGATCGCTAAACGTGGATGGCGCCGGGATCGAACCAGGCGGAGAACTCAAACTGACCAAGGGGGAACACACGATCACCTTTGCCATCTGA
- a CDS encoding LacI family DNA-binding transcriptional regulator, translating to MKNQTVNAAQERVTIRHVAEDAGVSVAAVSKVLRNAYGVSGSLRGKVEASIEKLNYRPSVAARAMRGRTQTVGVLVIELSNPFLPGVIEEANAALSENGFKALIGIGRSASSIEASMIESMIDNRMDGVVIIAPRISGKVLERYARQIPIVVIAHHEPQAETYDTVNSDDRRGGYLAVEAALRAGYRDIAMLSYDLLDSPATIVALQREEGYLDAMKQAGLKGRIIRLPPVAVDRERAIRNFLDSKDRPRAVFVWSDLDAVPLINAARTSAIRVPEDLAIIGYDNSPMAAIPLVGLTSVDQNQMQLGRTAVEVLLSRIDGRRDARHLLIEPHVELRGST from the coding sequence ATGAAAAATCAGACTGTTAACGCGGCGCAGGAGAGGGTGACCATCCGGCATGTGGCAGAAGATGCGGGCGTATCCGTAGCGGCGGTATCGAAAGTCCTGCGCAATGCTTATGGCGTCAGCGGCAGCCTGAGAGGCAAGGTGGAAGCCTCGATCGAAAAACTCAATTACCGTCCATCGGTTGCCGCGCGTGCGATGCGTGGACGGACGCAGACGGTTGGTGTTCTGGTGATCGAGCTGTCGAATCCGTTCCTTCCGGGCGTCATTGAAGAGGCCAATGCCGCGCTGTCGGAAAATGGCTTCAAGGCATTGATCGGCATTGGGCGCTCGGCAAGCTCGATCGAAGCGTCAATGATCGAATCGATGATCGACAACCGGATGGATGGCGTCGTCATCATTGCCCCGCGCATATCCGGCAAGGTTCTCGAGCGCTATGCGCGGCAGATTCCGATCGTCGTCATCGCGCATCATGAGCCGCAGGCCGAGACCTATGATACCGTCAATTCGGACGACAGGCGGGGTGGATATCTGGCTGTCGAGGCGGCCCTGCGCGCCGGCTATCGGGATATCGCCATGCTGAGCTATGATCTCCTGGATTCGCCGGCGACCATCGTCGCGCTGCAGCGCGAGGAGGGCTACCTCGACGCCATGAAGCAGGCCGGGCTCAAGGGACGCATCATCCGGCTGCCGCCGGTCGCCGTCGACCGCGAGCGGGCGATCCGGAATTTTCTCGATTCAAAGGACCGTCCGCGCGCAGTCTTCGTATGGTCCGATCTCGATGCCGTGCCCTTGATCAATGCCGCGCGGACAAGCGCAATTCGGGTGCCTGAAGATCTTGCCATCATCGGCTACGACAATTCTCCGATGGCCGCCATACCGCTTGTCGGTCTGACGAGCGTCGATCAAAATCAGATGCAACTCGGGCGGACGGCTGTGGAGGTTCTGCTCAGCAGGATTGATGGCCGGCGTGACGCCAGGCATCTGTTGATCGAACCCCACGTGGAATTGCGCGGCAGCACCTGA
- a CDS encoding lysozyme inhibitor LprI family protein has translation MLPCTQSFAAAPALCAEAPNQTAKTLCAAGKLKTAESALDQAYAALDARLEPLGKRNLKLAQEAWLKFRDLECNLETGSDPDRLGREGTIMSMLLGECAIALTEQRTRDLTEQLKCPGGDLSCEP, from the coding sequence ATGTTGCCTTGTACTCAAAGCTTTGCCGCCGCCCCTGCTCTCTGTGCCGAGGCGCCGAATCAGACAGCTAAGACCCTCTGTGCGGCCGGCAAGCTGAAGACTGCGGAAAGCGCCCTGGATCAGGCCTATGCAGCTCTCGACGCCAGGCTCGAACCGCTTGGCAAGCGCAATCTGAAGCTCGCGCAGGAAGCATGGCTCAAATTTCGTGACCTCGAATGCAACCTGGAAACTGGAAGCGATCCGGATCGCCTCGGCCGAGAGGGCACGATCATGTCGATGCTGCTCGGCGAGTGCGCGATCGCGCTCACTGAGCAGCGGACCCGCGATCTGACCGAGCAGCTCAAGTGCCCAGGCGGCGATCTGTCCTGTGAACCATGA
- a CDS encoding recombinase family protein: protein MNHDRDSRIITETVSGSTAIAQRLSLSLLMDKPESEDILIVTKLDRLGRDAIDVSTTVKALVETGVRVYCLALGGADLISSSGTMTMQVLNAVAQFERDLLIERSQSGLRRVKSEGRTLGRPSTLSQEQKQDVRDDLAKGISVSAIARKFATSRQTVMWVRDESSRPAPA from the coding sequence GTGAACCATGATCGCGACAGCCGGATCATCACCGAGACGGTTTCGGGCAGCACCGCCATCGCACAACGCCTCAGCCTCTCCCTGCTCATGGACAAGCCGGAGTCCGAGGACATTTTGATCGTGACCAAGCTCGATCGGCTCGGCCGTGACGCCATTGATGTCAGTACAACCGTCAAGGCTCTCGTCGAAACGGGGGTAAGGGTCTACTGTCTGGCGCTCGGCGGCGCCGATCTCATCAGCTCGTCCGGCACGATGACCATGCAGGTGCTTAATGCGGTAGCTCAGTTCGAGCGAGATTTGCTGATCGAGCGAAGTCAATCCGGCCTCAGGCGCGTAAAATCAGAAGGTAGGACGCTCGGCCGGCCGTCCACACTCAGCCAAGAACAGAAACAGGATGTGCGCGATGATCTCGCGAAGGGCATCAGCGTTTCTGCGATAGCCAGGAAATTCGCGACCAGTCGACAAACTGTTATGTGGGTTCGAGACGAGAGCTCACGGCCTGCCCCAGCTTAG
- a CDS encoding outer membrane protein: protein MHIKLFVVGALASFLAVPALAADLTYEHPAPTAEQGPSAYDWSGFYLGGQGGYVWNKGTVLGTDSNLDGGTAGVHAGYNFQSGNIVYGIENDFNYNFKDKKEANLEWDASGRARVGYALDRTLLFATAGVAAAGGKVDVSGVGKKDDILIGWTAGGGIEHALTDNVIVRGEYRYSDFGNKDFGSAIGDFGATQNKVLVGASYKF from the coding sequence ATGCATATCAAGCTTTTCGTCGTCGGCGCTCTGGCGTCATTCCTGGCCGTTCCGGCCCTCGCCGCCGATCTCACCTACGAACATCCCGCGCCAACCGCCGAGCAGGGTCCTTCAGCCTATGACTGGTCCGGCTTCTATCTCGGTGGACAGGGCGGTTATGTCTGGAACAAGGGGACCGTTTTGGGCACCGACAGCAATCTCGACGGCGGCACGGCCGGCGTTCATGCCGGATATAATTTCCAATCCGGCAATATCGTCTACGGTATCGAAAACGACTTCAACTACAATTTCAAGGACAAGAAGGAAGCGAATCTCGAATGGGATGCGTCGGGCCGCGCTCGCGTCGGTTACGCCCTGGACCGCACGCTGCTCTTCGCGACAGCCGGTGTCGCTGCTGCCGGCGGCAAGGTTGATGTTTCTGGCGTCGGGAAAAAGGACGATATTCTGATCGGCTGGACCGCCGGCGGCGGCATCGAGCACGCCCTGACCGATAATGTCATCGTTCGCGGCGAATACCGTTATTCCGATTTCGGAAACAAGGATTTCGGGTCGGCGATCGGGGATTTCGGCGCCACTCAGAACAAGGTCCTTGTCGGCGCAAGCTATAAGTTCTGA
- a CDS encoding LysR family transcriptional regulator yields MDTLTSLRVFCAVAEFKSFTAAADRLGLSPAMASKHVMHLENRLGTRLLNRTSRHVSMTESGMLYFNQARQMLDGLDEVEAAVSNVTVMPRGTLRLSAPVWAANALVARMIAEYHQRYPDVRFDMDLSGRIVNLVDEGFDLALRATSPERLDPNLIARPLMRLAFHLVGSPAYLSRTGRPRALADLNGHSLLAYSGMNANGSIAVAGQDGTQTVNFRPVMQSENEIMLHLAALEGMGLVFLPMWMTQTDISDGRLEMVLPKAVTFDATLHAVYPSRKYLSAKVRTFIDFLASRPNLCSEAAEDR; encoded by the coding sequence ATGGATACGCTAACGAGCTTGCGGGTCTTTTGCGCAGTGGCGGAGTTTAAGAGCTTCACAGCGGCAGCCGATCGGCTTGGCCTCTCGCCGGCAATGGCGAGCAAACATGTGATGCATCTTGAGAACCGGCTGGGAACCCGGCTTCTGAACCGAACCAGCCGGCATGTCAGTATGACGGAGAGCGGCATGCTCTATTTCAATCAGGCCCGGCAGATGCTTGATGGACTGGACGAGGTGGAGGCGGCCGTCAGCAACGTCACCGTCATGCCGCGTGGAACCTTGCGGCTCAGCGCACCGGTATGGGCGGCAAACGCGCTTGTCGCGCGGATGATCGCCGAATATCACCAGCGCTATCCTGACGTGCGCTTCGACATGGATCTCAGCGGCCGGATCGTCAATCTCGTCGACGAGGGCTTCGACCTCGCCCTGCGGGCGACCTCCCCCGAGCGGCTCGATCCCAATCTCATCGCCCGACCATTGATGCGCCTTGCTTTTCATCTCGTCGGATCTCCGGCCTATCTGTCACGCACAGGCCGGCCGAGAGCGCTGGCCGATCTCAATGGTCACTCGCTACTGGCCTATAGCGGCATGAACGCGAACGGCAGCATAGCTGTCGCCGGGCAGGACGGCACTCAGACCGTGAACTTCCGTCCTGTCATGCAAAGCGAAAACGAAATCATGCTGCATCTGGCTGCGCTCGAGGGCATGGGGCTGGTTTTCCTGCCGATGTGGATGACGCAAACCGATATCTCCGATGGCCGATTGGAGATGGTGCTGCCGAAAGCCGTGACATTCGACGCCACACTGCATGCGGTCTATCCCAGCAGGAAATATCTTTCCGCGAAGGTTCGAACCTTCATCGACTTCCTCGCTTCGCGGCCGAACCTGTGCTCGGAAGCAGCTGAAGACCGCTGA
- a CDS encoding class III extradiol ring-cleavage dioxygenase: protein MNKLRLPTYFISHGGGPWPYMSGEFRNNFDKLEQSLIEMRAELGNAVRAILVVSGHWEEQGFSISSGAHPGMVYDYHGFPEYLYHIKYGAPGEPELAKRVQALLHARGVEAGLDPTRGFDHGTFSILKPLYPEESIPVVQLSLDVGYDPALHLEVGRALASLRDEGVLIIGSGLSYHNLPAMRGREGCEPSRQFDAWLQQTLVHSSPYERAKLLLEWEQAPSARAAHPREDHLIPLMVAVGAARDEPGAVTYHQTDFAGGLTASSFRFGDAPVPATVDRDAR, encoded by the coding sequence GTGAACAAGCTTCGTCTTCCGACCTACTTCATCAGTCACGGCGGCGGCCCCTGGCCTTACATGAGCGGTGAATTCCGCAATAATTTCGACAAGCTTGAGCAATCTCTGATCGAGATGCGTGCCGAGCTGGGGAATGCGGTCCGGGCGATCCTGGTTGTCTCCGGCCATTGGGAAGAACAGGGCTTTTCCATATCGTCGGGCGCCCATCCGGGGATGGTTTACGACTATCATGGCTTTCCGGAGTATCTCTATCACATCAAATATGGCGCTCCGGGCGAACCTGAGCTTGCCAAGCGAGTACAGGCTTTGCTGCATGCGCGCGGGGTCGAGGCAGGGCTCGATCCGACCCGCGGCTTTGATCACGGGACTTTCAGCATCCTGAAGCCGCTTTATCCGGAGGAAAGCATTCCGGTCGTTCAGCTGTCTCTGGATGTTGGCTACGATCCGGCCTTGCATCTCGAGGTTGGGCGGGCGCTGGCGTCACTGCGCGACGAGGGTGTGCTGATCATCGGAAGCGGTCTCAGCTATCACAATCTGCCGGCGATGCGCGGGAGAGAGGGCTGCGAGCCGTCCCGCCAGTTCGACGCCTGGCTCCAGCAGACGCTGGTTCATTCATCTCCTTACGAGCGCGCAAAACTCCTGCTCGAATGGGAACAGGCCCCGTCAGCCCGCGCAGCACATCCGCGCGAGGATCATCTCATTCCGCTGATGGTGGCCGTTGGTGCCGCAAGGGACGAACCCGGCGCCGTCACCTACCATCAGACTGACTTCGCCGGCGGGCTTACTGCCTCGAGCTTCCGCTTCGGCGATGCGCCCGTGCCGGCAACAGTCGATAGAGACGCAAGATGA
- a CDS encoding glutathione S-transferase N-terminal domain-containing protein — protein MSEPSKPVIYVKRSCPFCLKVKLFLLEAGLMDAVAIHEFEPGSQLEDDIRSELARQLDKVSFPAAQLEPDRYLTESDAIIALLAARVGRDPVDMPVLTSYVEGALKPMMALWKENFELKATAA, from the coding sequence ATGAGCGAGCCGTCGAAGCCGGTTATCTACGTCAAGAGGAGTTGCCCGTTTTGTCTCAAGGTGAAGCTGTTCCTGCTGGAGGCCGGCTTGATGGATGCCGTTGCAATTCACGAATTCGAGCCGGGATCGCAGCTGGAGGATGACATACGCTCCGAACTTGCCCGGCAGCTCGACAAAGTGAGCTTTCCCGCCGCTCAGCTCGAGCCAGATCGCTATCTGACCGAATCCGATGCGATCATCGCGCTTCTTGCCGCCAGGGTAGGTCGTGATCCCGTCGATATGCCTGTGCTCACCAGTTATGTCGAAGGCGCGCTCAAGCCGATGATGGCGCTCTGGAAGGAAAATTTCGAACTCAAAGCCACTGCTGCCTGA
- a CDS encoding DoxX family protein, with product MLNTTKWTPHVLAILRIVTALLFLEHATMKFFQFPAAIPGVTYPLPAIMLAAGAIEIVTGLLMTVGLFTRIAAFIASGEMAAAYWMAHAPQGFWPALNMGEAAIMFCFIFLFIAFAGAGSWALDNVLRPSSKQMSLTEGA from the coding sequence ATGTTGAATACCACGAAATGGACCCCTCACGTTCTTGCGATCCTGCGGATCGTGACCGCACTGCTGTTCCTCGAACATGCAACTATGAAATTCTTCCAGTTCCCGGCAGCAATTCCGGGCGTGACCTATCCGTTGCCGGCCATCATGCTTGCCGCCGGCGCAATCGAGATCGTCACCGGATTGCTGATGACTGTCGGCCTCTTCACGCGCATCGCCGCTTTCATCGCCTCCGGCGAAATGGCAGCCGCCTACTGGATGGCGCATGCCCCGCAAGGCTTCTGGCCGGCACTCAATATGGGTGAGGCAGCGATCATGTTCTGCTTCATCTTCCTCTTCATTGCCTTTGCCGGCGCCGGTAGCTGGGCCCTGGACAATGTCCTGCGTCCGTCTTCGAAGCAGATGTCGCTGACCGAAGGCGCATAA
- a CDS encoding NADP-dependent oxidoreductase, with translation MKAVLLKSYGGIDQFEIGDIPTPKPGAGEVLIKIEVSAVNPFDLILRQGFMAQYIPLSLPAVLGGDAAGTISEIGEGVTGLAVGDRVVADFPPNGKGAHAEFGVVPATSVAKLPAALSFEEGAALVKAGLTGRQTVEALGIGAGDRVLISGGLGSVGRAAIQYLKQLGAEPVAGVRPERLDEARELAGEALDITVAAQKPTFRYAISAAAPVAGNLIGHVVDNGQVASIVPVPDSARNNRVTIHELYHRTDASTLDAVLDAAARKVLIIPISHSFELREIGAAHSVLAAGAQGKIVLKH, from the coding sequence ATGAAGGCTGTGCTTCTCAAATCATATGGCGGTATCGATCAATTCGAGATCGGGGATATCCCGACGCCAAAGCCGGGTGCCGGCGAGGTTCTGATCAAGATCGAAGTATCCGCAGTCAATCCATTCGATCTCATCCTGCGTCAAGGCTTCATGGCGCAATACATACCGCTTTCGCTGCCGGCAGTATTGGGTGGAGATGCTGCAGGCACGATATCGGAAATTGGCGAAGGCGTGACGGGTTTGGCGGTCGGTGACCGGGTTGTCGCCGATTTCCCACCAAATGGCAAAGGCGCCCATGCCGAGTTTGGTGTCGTTCCCGCCACCTCGGTTGCCAAGTTGCCGGCCGCGCTGAGTTTTGAGGAAGGGGCAGCCTTGGTAAAGGCAGGCCTTACCGGACGGCAGACCGTGGAGGCGCTCGGGATTGGCGCAGGCGACCGCGTATTGATCTCGGGTGGCTTGGGTTCTGTCGGCCGGGCGGCAATCCAATACCTGAAGCAACTCGGCGCTGAGCCGGTGGCGGGTGTTCGACCGGAGCGGCTGGATGAGGCCCGTGAGCTGGCTGGGGAGGCCTTGGATATCACCGTCGCGGCACAGAAGCCTACCTTTCGATATGCCATTAGCGCTGCGGCTCCCGTGGCCGGAAACCTGATCGGACACGTTGTCGATAATGGACAAGTCGCGAGCATCGTTCCGGTGCCTGACAGCGCTAGGAACAATCGCGTTACCATCCACGAGCTCTACCATCGAACGGATGCTTCCACACTCGACGCGGTACTCGATGCTGCAGCCCGGAAGGTGCTCATCATACCCATATCGCATTCTTTCGAGTTAAGAGAGATCGGTGCGGCGCACAGCGTGCTTGCTGCCGGAGCTCAAGGCAAAATCGTACTAAAGCACTGA
- a CDS encoding LacI family DNA-binding transcriptional regulator, whose amino-acid sequence MEDFSEFVGLSRPTVSKYFNDPSSVRKKTRETIEVALKKSGFRPNLFAVNLNRRRTNIVGIVIPNSIDQFYMALTRRIEALATEAGFFPLVLSTDGQSDLEDRAIRTLKSLNVAGAIIAPLGVESHQQTLAEYGRSVPLVYVDSPLDDTSAFVGTDNQQSFGLIVDYLCRSGEPPSYLGMPDVNTNARTREAAYVNAMMRFGLTPHILPTAKIRTWDFERFGFDEMMRLTDLKRLPTKTILCANDRIAFGAIAAAYKMGLKVGHGTTSDIRIAGHDDHPLSRYACPPITTVAQNVSEIGRRAVDMLLSMLGDNDESDNRVDAASTARFLLSADLMLRESA is encoded by the coding sequence ATGGAGGATTTCTCGGAGTTCGTCGGCCTTTCTCGCCCCACAGTGTCCAAATACTTCAACGATCCGAGTTCAGTCCGAAAGAAAACGCGCGAGACTATCGAAGTTGCGCTCAAGAAATCAGGGTTTCGGCCAAACCTCTTTGCCGTCAACCTCAATCGGCGCCGGACCAATATCGTCGGGATCGTCATTCCAAATTCGATCGACCAGTTTTATATGGCGCTCACCCGAAGGATTGAAGCGCTGGCGACAGAAGCGGGGTTTTTCCCACTTGTCTTGTCGACGGACGGGCAGTCCGACCTTGAGGACAGGGCGATCCGCACCCTCAAATCGTTGAACGTGGCCGGTGCGATCATCGCGCCGCTTGGGGTGGAGTCCCACCAGCAGACTCTGGCGGAATACGGCAGAAGTGTTCCGCTTGTTTACGTGGATTCGCCATTGGATGACACTTCCGCTTTCGTCGGTACCGATAATCAGCAAAGCTTTGGGCTGATCGTCGATTATCTATGCCGGTCGGGCGAGCCACCGAGCTATCTCGGAATGCCCGATGTGAACACGAACGCCCGTACGCGCGAAGCTGCATATGTCAACGCGATGATGCGGTTCGGGTTGACGCCACACATCCTGCCTACGGCAAAAATCCGCACTTGGGATTTCGAAAGATTCGGCTTCGACGAGATGATGCGGCTCACCGACCTGAAACGATTGCCGACGAAAACCATTCTTTGCGCAAACGACCGAATTGCGTTCGGTGCGATCGCCGCTGCCTACAAGATGGGTCTTAAAGTTGGACATGGTACGACGTCCGACATCCGCATTGCCGGACATGACGATCATCCCCTGTCGAGATACGCATGTCCGCCGATCACGACGGTCGCGCAGAATGTCAGCGAAATCGGCAGACGGGCTGTTGATATGCTTCTCAGCATGCTCGGCGACAATGATGAGAGCGATAATAGAGTCGATGCGGCCTCGACTGCGCGCTTTCTATTATCCGCCGACCTCATGCTGCGCGAATCGGCCTAG
- a CDS encoding zinc-dependent alcohol dehydrogenase family protein gives MKAICFTEKGVAGLADMPLPALAPGHALIRVKAGGLCHTDIDVLHGRYGEGRFPLIPGHEYAGLVEAVAEDVTGLRPGARVAVDPNLPCGTCNLCRKGLTNLCKELKAYGVTQDGGFAEYNIVRVSHLHDIGDLSFDVAALAEPLACVLNGLGNIGLTTGVRRAENALIFGGGPIGLLLALSIRAQGVSDVVVADIDESRLSFARELGLDAVHPASPELESRKRAFDLVADATGVPTVVESMPEFAQDGGAILVFGVCAPGVRVPISPFDIFRRQLTIAGSHSLNQNLPAALDLLRKDNGTMARLISHRLPLKEVLPFFTKRGGTPTMKVQFVAE, from the coding sequence ATGAAAGCAATATGTTTCACCGAAAAAGGCGTTGCGGGGCTGGCCGATATGCCGTTGCCCGCTTTGGCGCCGGGACATGCCCTCATCCGCGTGAAGGCTGGGGGGCTCTGCCACACGGATATCGACGTTCTTCACGGCCGCTACGGCGAAGGGCGCTTTCCTCTGATTCCCGGCCATGAATATGCAGGCTTGGTCGAGGCGGTCGCCGAAGATGTCACCGGTTTGCGGCCGGGCGCAAGGGTCGCCGTCGATCCCAACCTGCCCTGTGGCACCTGCAATCTGTGCCGCAAGGGACTGACAAATCTTTGCAAGGAGTTGAAGGCCTACGGCGTCACCCAAGATGGCGGCTTTGCCGAATACAACATCGTCAGGGTGTCTCACCTCCACGATATCGGCGATCTTTCATTCGACGTCGCGGCTTTGGCCGAGCCGCTCGCCTGTGTCCTTAACGGGCTCGGCAATATCGGCCTGACAACCGGCGTGCGGCGCGCGGAAAACGCTCTTATATTCGGCGGCGGCCCGATCGGGCTGCTGCTTGCCCTGTCGATCAGGGCGCAGGGCGTCAGCGACGTCGTCGTTGCCGATATCGATGAAAGCCGCCTGAGCTTTGCCAGGGAGCTGGGATTGGATGCCGTGCATCCTGCGTCCCCGGAACTCGAGAGCCGTAAACGAGCTTTCGATCTTGTTGCCGATGCGACGGGTGTTCCGACAGTCGTGGAGAGCATGCCGGAATTTGCACAGGACGGCGGCGCGATCCTGGTGTTCGGCGTATGTGCTCCCGGCGTTCGGGTCCCGATATCCCCCTTCGACATCTTCCGGCGTCAGCTGACGATTGCAGGCTCGCACTCGTTGAATCAGAATCTGCCTGCCGCCCTTGATTTGCTTCGTAAGGATAACGGCACAATGGCTCGCCTCATCTCACATCGACTTCCGCTCAAGGAAGTATTGCCCTTTTTCACCAAGCGCGGCGGCACGCCCACGATGAAAGTGCAATTTGTCGCGGAATAA